A stretch of DNA from Thiothrix subterranea:
AGGCGCAGTAGCAGCGGCTGGCGCGGTTGACGGCGAAAAAGTTTACAAAGGTCTGTGCTTCAGTTGCCATGACATGGGGATTGCTGGTTCACCTAAGTTGGGTGATAAAGCGGCATGGGCGCCACGTATCGCAACCGGTATGGACGCTTTGTACACCTCTTCTTTGAATGGTAAAGGTGCGATGCCAGCAAAAGGCGGCAACCCAGCACTGGCTGATGCAGAAGTGAAAGCAGCCGTTGATTGGATGGTTGCCCAAGCAAAGTAAGCGCTTATTTGCTTTGCCATAAAAAAAGCCCCATTACGGGGCTTTTTTTATGGGTGGCGTGATGCCTAAATGAGGTGATATGCCGTCATTAGATTGATCATTGCCACTGAGATTAGTATCAAGATAAATTTATATTCAATATCCATAACGATACCTCCGATTGTTTTTATTGATTAATTTCCCTGTGCCCGTGCAGTGATAGGTGGATCACTTCTCTCCATTAGTGCGGAATAGTTTAGCACCAGCTTAATTAATAAACGCTTAATAATTGCCTGTTTTGTGGTCACGGTAGGTGTATCTTCTCCTCTCTTTTTCACCGTTGATCAGCTAAATCGGTGCGATCTTACGGAACTGCATGACACTTGCTGTATCAAGCCGTATAATCGTGAGTCCAGCAACTTTTGCAGGATTCCGGGGGCGACTTGGCTTCGACGTGGATCACAAAGTCTGGGGAGCATGTAGTGGATGTGGTGACCACTTAAATTCTAGTCACAAACAATAGTCGCAAACGACGACTCTTACGCTCTCGCCGCTTAATAACCGGTAGTTAGCTGTCTGATCGCTACTGTGCTTATGCAGTACGAATATTCAGGCATCATCCAATCATAAGATCGTGCGGGAGGCTCGCCCAAGGCCAAACCACTAAACAGTATTGGGACAGCCTGTGAGCAGCCTGTCAGTTGGCGGCAATCGGGTTAAATAAACGACTGACTAAACATGTAGTAGCCTTCAGATGGAGGGTTTGCGGACGCGGGTTCAATTCCCGCCGCCTCCACCAATTTACTGTTTCATGCAGTCTCATGAAGTATTAAAACCCGTTACAGGCGGCAATCTGTAAGGGGTTTTTTGTTGCATGGCGTCTTATCCCGTGTCATGACATCGCACACTTTTGGGGGTATCTTGGGGGGTATCTTCCAAACTCAGAAAAGCGATACCCCTTTTATGAAACGCAGCTTGAACGACACCGCAGTTAAGAACGCCAAGCCCAAAGACAAAGAATACAAATTGAGCGACGGGGGAGGGCTGTACTTACTGGTTAAGCCCAACGGGTCTAAGTTGTGGCGTTACAAGTACAAGCTACCCAAAGAGAAAGTTCTAGCCATTGGCAGTTATCCAGAAATCAGCCTGAAGGATGCACGGTTACTGCACGAAGAGGCGCGGGCATTGTGGGCGCGTGGTGTTGACCCATCACAACACAAGCAAGCCACCAAGGGCGCAAAGCGGGCAGAATCGGCTAATACCTTTCAGGCAATCGCGACAGAATGGCTTGTGAAGTTCACCGCAGACCAAGCACCAGAACACACCGACAGGCAGAAACGGCGGCTAGAACGTCACGTTTTCCCGTGGATAGGCGGGCGCATCATTGGGGAAATTGAGCCACCGGATATTTTAGCCGTGCTACGGCGCATCGAAGCGGCTGGAACGCTGGAAACTGCCCACAGGGTGAAAACCATCATCGGGCAAGTATTCCGCTATGCGGTGGCAACAGGTCGGGCGGTACGTGACCAAACCGCAGACCTGAAAGGCGCACTGCCACCCGCAAAAGGCAACCACTTTGCAGCGATCACAGACCCGAAGGAAATAGGGGCATTGTTGCGGGCTATGGCTGGCTACCGTGGGGCGATTGAAACCCGTATAGCTTTGCAATTGTCGGCTTACCTGTTCACCCGACCGGGCGAACTCAGACAAATGGAATGGGCAGAGATAGAAGGGGATGTTTGGACAATCCCAGCGGAAAAGATGAAGGCAGGGCGTGTGCATGTAGTGCCATTGTGCAAACAGGCATTAGCTTTGCTGGAAGAAATGCGACCGCTAACAGGTAAACGGCGCTATGTGTTCCCGTCCCGCACGGATACCAAAAAACCCATGAGCGCTAATACAGTGAGGTCGGCACTGGTACGGCTAGGCTATGAAAGCGACACCATGACCGCACACGGATTTAGGGCGCTTGCCAGTACCCGGTTGTATGAGATGGGCTTTCACTCAGAACTCATTGAACGGCAGTTAGCCCACACGGTAGGGAATGAGGTTCGCAGGGCTTACGACCGATCACAGCACCTAGACCAACGTACCGCCATGATGCAGCAATGGGCGGATTACCTCGACAGTTTGCGTGATGGTGCGCAAGTCATACCGATACGACGCGCAACCAGTTAGCCAAGCTACTGCACACCAATACCACAGAGAGCCACACACGTTGCGGTTTTTTTATGTCTGTATTTCATAGGTTTAGCTGAAATCGGAAGGGCAGGGACACAAAAAATATTTTTTTTCTGTTGGAATGAATGAAATCAGGGTGTAACAGAAAGAAAAAGAATGTGAATACACATTTATTTTCTTTTATTTTCATCTATTTGCAGTGCTACACCTCTGTTACACCTTGTGGCGTTTTTAGGTGTAGCAAGGTGTAACAGAACGAAGGGCAGGCGGGCAGGGAAGCCCCTAGCAGCGGCTAATCTTTGCGCCTATGCACCCACCCCAAAGCGTTGGTATACTTGCCAACATGGAAAAAGCAATATTGATTTACAAGCGGCGGCGTGAATTTGCGGACGGCGCAACCGGAACAGGTATGGCGGGATTTTGTAACCGACATCCTCACTGAGAGGGGCAAGCCATGAGATACGCAATTATCCGCATTGCACCCAGCCTTGAAGCCGATTTGCTGGAAATGGGCGCGGCTTTCGTGGATGCACTGGAAACCGGCAGTTATCAGGGTGAGGTATTCACCTTTGAAACGCCTATGGGATTGTTTCAGGCGATTACCCCCAAGCGCTGGGAACTGCTGGACAGGCTGCAAGGCAAAGCGGCGGTGAGTATCCGCGAACTTGCCAAGCAATTGGGGCGGGATGTGAAGAACGTCCATACGGATGTAAGCAAGCTTTTGGAAATTGGCTTGCTGGAGCGTGACGAAGTAGGGCGGGTATTTTCCCCCTTTGCGGAAATCAGGACAGAATTCACCTTGAAGGGTGAGAGCAAAGCGGCGGCATGAAGAAGTTATTGCTTAATTTCCCTCTGGCGTCCTCAAATATCCCGCTTGCCCTGCCAAACGTAGATTACACGTCCTGAAATCACTAACTTCGCCGTTTTCATCCGCACAGTGGCAAAATTAGGATTGTCGTAGCTCACACAAACATGTTCGCCATCTGGTTCGAACTGAATGCGGGCAATGCTCAATGCTTCACCTTTGTTCTGGATGCCATATAGCCCGTTGATGTGTGTTTTTGCATCGCTATCAATGACTACTAGATCACCACGTCGGATAGATGGCTGCATCTCGCTGGATTCCATTCGGTAGATCGTATAATTACCTTGCGAAGGACTCATCCCAAACAGCTCAGTGAGCCAATCATCTCGACAGATAAGGTTTTCATGCTGAGGTCTGTCACCTTCGTTCATATCCTTGTAATCACCCTGTTTAAAAATGGGTATGATTATTTGACCAGACGAGATGTTTATTGAGTTTGGGTGTGAATATTCGCCATGTTGTAACCATTGTGGATCACATGTTAGGTACTTTGCCGCCGAAAATAGGTAGTTATTTGGCACTTTGTCACGTCGTGTCCAGCCATAAATATGTTGTCTCTCAATGTCTAGCTCTCTGGCGAGATCAGACATATTACGTCCCATTTCTTTTAGTCTTGATTGTAAGCGTTTTTTGAGTGTTTCCATTTTATTTGATGCCTATATATTTTTAATTGATTTGGCGAGTAAATGTATATCATCATTTGGCAGTTTGGCTAGGAATTTAAACACTCATGTTGATTTTTGACGCAACTGACTTTTTATCCATTCGATCATCCGCCTTTCCAGCCAATAGTCAGCCCGCCAAGGCACACGACCCGCCACAAAACCCACATGCCCGCCGTGCGTCGTCAATTCCAGCGTGACGCTATCACTCAACATGGCTTCCGTCGGCGCAGTGGTCGGGTACATAAACGGATCATCTTGCGAATGAATAATCAGCGTTGGGATTTCAATACGTTGCAGAAATTGCTGTGAACTGCTGCGGCTGTAGTAATCTTCCGCCCCGGCAAAGCCATTCAGCGGCGCAGTGATTTGATCGTCGAAAGCAAACAGCGTCTTGAGTGTATTCAAATCGACCGCTAACGGACTGGTCATTTGGCTGAATTTTCTACGATAGGATGCCTTGAGTTTGTTGACCAGATAACGTCCGTAGACGACAGAGAAACCCCGTTCCAGCTTGCAAGCGCATTCCTGCAATTGGAATGGCACGGAAACCGCAATCGCTGCTTGCAAACCAGCGTTCGCACCCATTTCGCCGAGGTGTTTCAAAATCAGGTTGCCACCGAGTGAGAAACCGATGGCGGCGTTGGGCATTCGTTGGGTTTGCTGCAAATACACCAGCACTTCCGCAATGTCAGCCGTGCGCCCGGAATGGTAACTGCTCGGCAAGCGATTGTGTGTGCCGCTACAGCCGCGCAAATGCATGAAGACACTCGCAAAACCCGCTTGCTGCAACGCCTGCATTAACGTTTGCACATAATGCGATTGCAACGAACCTTCCAGCCCATGAATCACCAATACCAGCGGCGCATTCGCACGTGGATACCAAGCAAGGTCGATGAAATCCCCGTCGCTGAGTTCCACCCGTTCGGCTTGCAGGGGCAGTTGCACGCGGCGGCGCAGGAATACCGGCCACAAGGTTTGCAAATGGGGTGAGCGTAGCCACCACGCTGGGCGAAAGGTCGATTGCTGGATTCGTTTCATCCCTATATCATCACACGTTTCTATTCGCCACCGGAAGCACGCATGAGCCAATATTGGAGCAAGCTGGTACACAATCTCGACCCGTATGTACCGGGTGAACAGCCGAAAGACCAGCGTTACATCAAGCTGAATACCAACGAATGCCCGTACCCGCCCTCGCCGAATGCACTCGCGGCGATTCACGCGGCGGCGGATGAGCGGTTACGGCTGTACCCCGACCCGAATGCGGACGAGCTGAAGGATGCGATTGCCGATTATTACGACGTGCAACGCGCCAATATTTTCGTCGGCAATGGTTCGGATGAGGTGTTGGCGCACGTTTTTCAAGGCTTGCTCAAGCACGACGCGCCGTTGTTATACCCCGACATTAGCTACAGTTTTTACCCCGTTTACGCCAATCTTTACCAGATTAATGCGCAGCAAATCCCGTTGCGTGAGGATTTTCGGGTGTGCTTGGGTGATTATGCGGTGGATAACGGCGGCATTATTTTCCCCAATCCGAATGCGCCCACTAGCATGGCCTTGGGTTTGGATGCGATTGAAGCTTTGTTGCAAACTCACGCGGAATCCGTGGTGGTCGTGGATGAAGCCTACGTTGATTTTGGGGCGCAAACCGCGATTCCGCTGATCGACAAGTACCCGAATTTATTGGTGGTACAAACCTTCTCCAAATCACGTTCCCTTGCCGGATTGCGGGTAGGCTTCGCGGTGGGGCATCCTGATTTGATCAATGCGCTGGAGCGGGTGAAAAATTCCTTCAACTCGTACCCCTTGGGGCGCATGGCGATTGCGGGCGCAGCAGCAGCGATGCGCGATAAGGCGTATTTTGAGGATACTTGCCAGAAAATTGTCGCTACCCGTGAGATGACAGTGCAAAGCCTGACCGAGATGGGTTTCAGCGTATTGCCGTCAGCGGCGAATTTCGTGTTTGCGCGTCCACCTGCGGGCAATGCGGAAAGTCTGTATTTGGCACTGAAGCAGCGCGGGATATTGGTGCGTTATTTCAATAAACCACGCATTAACGAGTATTTGCGGATTACCATCGGTACGGATGAGGAAATGGCAACCTTCCTGAGCGTATTGGCTGCGCTATGAATCTCTACGTACTCGAAACCCACATTAATACCTTGCTGAATGTTGGCAAGTTCCGCGATTACGCCCCGAATGGCTTGCAGGTCGAGGGCAGGGCGGAAGTTAAGCGCATTGTTACGGGTGTCACCGCTTCGCAGGCGTTGTTGGATGCGGCAGTGGAATGCAATGCCGATGCGGTGTTGGTGCATCACGGTTATTTCTGGAAGGGTGAATCACAGGTGATTCGCGGTATGAAAAAACGTCGGATTGCAACTTTGCTTCAGCATGACATCAGTTTGTTGGGTTATCACTTGCCGCTGGATGCGCATCCGACGTTAGGCAATAACGCACAACTGGCGGCACGGCTGGGCATTCGCACCGAAGGCGTAATGGATGAACGTGAACTGCAAGGCGTGGGCAATGTCGGTTCGTTGGCTGAAGCCGTGAGTTTGGATGCATTCGGGCAACACGTTGCGGCAGTGTTAGGACGTGAACCTTTGCTGATTGCAGGCGGTGAGCATCCCATCCAACGCATTGCTTGGTGTACGGGCGGCGCACAAGGTTACATCCAGCAAGCGTTTGAGCTGGGGGCGGATGCGTATTTGAGCGGTGAAATTTCCGAACACACGGTGCATTTTGCGCGGGAAAACGGCATTCATTATCTGGCAGCAGGGCATCACGCGACCGAGCGTTACGGCATTCAGGCGCTAGGAAACCATTTGGCAGCCCAATTTGGGTTGGAACATTATTTTCTGGACATCAATAACCCGGCATAAGTCAGGTTATTTTGTTTGTTTTTATGCTACTATTGCCGCGCCTTACTGATGGGGTAGTCGTAAATGATCTAAATCAAAACGTTTGCGTTTTACCCGTTAAGACACGGATTTATGCTTGATTTTATGTGTGAGTTCGGACATTCTACGTAGTCTTTCAGTATATGCTAATATAGCTATACTTAAGTTAATGGCTCAGATATTTAGTGCGGTTGCAAGCACCATCACAGTGTTTTGCAGCGGCACAGCAGATTACATTTTGAACATTTGGGAGAGTGCTAACGATGGCAAATTCTGGAGTAGATAAAGGTCGCCGTCGCGTCCTGATTGCCGCCACATCCGTGGTTGGGGCAGCAGGTGTGGCAGCGATTGCGGCTCCGTTCCTTAATTCTTGGAATCCTAGTGCACGGGCGCTTGCCGCTGGTGCGCCGGTGGAGATTTCTGTGACTAAGGCCGAGCCAGGACAACAGATTCGTGTAATTTGGCGTGGTAAACCCGTTTGGTTGGTGAACCGCACACCGGAAATGCTGGCTGCCTTGGAAGGCTTGGCAGAAGCATTGAAAGACCCGAATTCTGAGAATGTGAAGCAGCAGCCGGAATATGCCAAAAACTTGGCACGTACCCGTGAAGGCAAAGAGCAGTTTCTGGTATTGGTTGGTATTTGCACCCACTTGGGTTGCTCACCGACTTACCGCCCGGAAGTGGCTCCGGCGGATTTGGGCGCGGACTGGAAAGGTGGTTGGTATTGCCCATGCCACGGTTCGCGTTTTGACTTAGCCGGTCGGGTTTACAAGAATGTTCCAGCCGGATCAAACCTTGAAGTTCCCCCTTACTACTTCAAAAATGATAACACTATCGTCGTTGGTGAAAACGGAGGCACTGCATAATGGCTGAACGTCCTGCACACAATTACACGGGTTTCTTAGGGTGGGTCGAAGACCGCTTCCCGATGATGGAAACTTGGCAAGCGCATTTGGCTGGTTACTATGCGCCGAAAAACTTCAATTTCTGGTATTTCTTCGGTTCACTGGCGATGCTGGTGCTGGTTATCCAGATTGTTTCTGGCCTATTTTTGGCACTGCACTACAAACCGGATGTTAGTCTGGCATTTGCTTCCGTTGAATACATTATGCGGGATGTGCCGGGTGGCTGGTTTATCCGCTACATGCATTCCACGGGCGCGTCAGCGTTCTTTATCGTGGTGTATTTGCACATGTTCCGCGCCCTGATTTACGGGTCTTACAAAGGTAAGCGTGAACTGATCTGGTTGATCGGTATGGCGATTTATCTGGTATTGATGGCAACCGCGTTCATGGGTTACTTGCTGCCTTGGGGACAAATGTCTTACTGGGGTGCGCAGGTTATCATTAACTTGTTTAACACCATTCCGTATATCGGTGAAGGCTTGTCTACGTGGATTCGCGGTGACTTCGTACTCGGTGATGCAACCTTGAACCGTTTCTTCGCGTTGCATTTCTTCCTGCCTTCGTTGGTATTGCCTGCCTTGGTTTTTGTGCACATTGTGGCATTGCACGCGGTCGGTTCTAACAACCCGGATGGCGTTGAAATCAAGAAAGGCCCTAAGGGTAACAAGTGGAGCGATACAGCTCCTGCTGATGGTATTCCGTTCCACCCTTATTACACCGTGAAAGACATCGTGGGTGTTGTGGTATTCCTGATCGGTTTCTTTGCGATTCTGTTCTTTGCGCCAGAAGGCGGCGGTTACTTCATTGAAGCCCCGAACTTCGAGCCAGCAAATGCCTTGAAAACACCGCTGCATATTGCGCCGGTTTGGTACTTCACACCGTTTTACACCATCTTGCGGGCTATTCCTGATCCGTTTTTAGGAACTTTGGCCATGTTTGGTGCGATTGCAGTACTGTTTCTTATACCGTGGATTGACCGTAACCCGGTTAAATCTTGGCGCTACCGTACCAGCGCTCACAAGATCAACTTGCTCTTGTTTGCGGTGGTATTCATGATCTTGGGTTGGATGGGTGTTGAAGCCGTTACGCCAGCGTTCAAAGAACTGGGTACGCGCATGACGCAAATCTACTTCATCTTCTTTGTGGTTCTGTGGATTCACAGCACGCCAGCGAAAGCGAAGTATGTGATGTGGTTTGGAATTTTGCTGGCGGCAATCGTGGCGTATGACATTATGTTCCGCTATATCCCCGGCGATGCAGAAGCTACCAACCAAATGCTGGTGCAGTTCATTTGGCCCGTAGCGTACTTGGCGCTGAC
This window harbors:
- a CDS encoding tyrosine-type recombinase/integrase, with the protein product MKRSLNDTAVKNAKPKDKEYKLSDGGGLYLLVKPNGSKLWRYKYKLPKEKVLAIGSYPEISLKDARLLHEEARALWARGVDPSQHKQATKGAKRAESANTFQAIATEWLVKFTADQAPEHTDRQKRRLERHVFPWIGGRIIGEIEPPDILAVLRRIEAAGTLETAHRVKTIIGQVFRYAVATGRAVRDQTADLKGALPPAKGNHFAAITDPKEIGALLRAMAGYRGAIETRIALQLSAYLFTRPGELRQMEWAEIEGDVWTIPAEKMKAGRVHVVPLCKQALALLEEMRPLTGKRRYVFPSRTDTKKPMSANTVRSALVRLGYESDTMTAHGFRALASTRLYEMGFHSELIERQLAHTVGNEVRRAYDRSQHLDQRTAMMQQWADYLDSLRDGAQVIPIRRATS
- a CDS encoding HVO_A0114 family putative DNA-binding protein, with protein sequence MRYAIIRIAPSLEADLLEMGAAFVDALETGSYQGEVFTFETPMGLFQAITPKRWELLDRLQGKAAVSIRELAKQLGRDVKNVHTDVSKLLEIGLLERDEVGRVFSPFAEIRTEFTLKGESKAAA
- a CDS encoding S24 family peptidase, with the protein product METLKKRLQSRLKEMGRNMSDLARELDIERQHIYGWTRRDKVPNNYLFSAAKYLTCDPQWLQHGEYSHPNSINISSGQIIIPIFKQGDYKDMNEGDRPQHENLICRDDWLTELFGMSPSQGNYTIYRMESSEMQPSIRRGDLVVIDSDAKTHINGLYGIQNKGEALSIARIQFEPDGEHVCVSYDNPNFATVRMKTAKLVISGRVIYVWQGKRDI
- a CDS encoding hydrolase; this encodes MKRIQQSTFRPAWWLRSPHLQTLWPVFLRRRVQLPLQAERVELSDGDFIDLAWYPRANAPLVLVIHGLEGSLQSHYVQTLMQALQQAGFASVFMHLRGCSGTHNRLPSSYHSGRTADIAEVLVYLQQTQRMPNAAIGFSLGGNLILKHLGEMGANAGLQAAIAVSVPFQLQECACKLERGFSVVYGRYLVNKLKASYRRKFSQMTSPLAVDLNTLKTLFAFDDQITAPLNGFAGAEDYYSRSSSQQFLQRIEIPTLIIHSQDDPFMYPTTAPTEAMLSDSVTLELTTHGGHVGFVAGRVPWRADYWLERRMIEWIKSQLRQKST
- the hisC gene encoding histidinol-phosphate transaminase; this encodes MSQYWSKLVHNLDPYVPGEQPKDQRYIKLNTNECPYPPSPNALAAIHAAADERLRLYPDPNADELKDAIADYYDVQRANIFVGNGSDEVLAHVFQGLLKHDAPLLYPDISYSFYPVYANLYQINAQQIPLREDFRVCLGDYAVDNGGIIFPNPNAPTSMALGLDAIEALLQTHAESVVVVDEAYVDFGAQTAIPLIDKYPNLLVVQTFSKSRSLAGLRVGFAVGHPDLINALERVKNSFNSYPLGRMAIAGAAAAMRDKAYFEDTCQKIVATREMTVQSLTEMGFSVLPSAANFVFARPPAGNAESLYLALKQRGILVRYFNKPRINEYLRITIGTDEEMATFLSVLAAL
- a CDS encoding Nif3-like dinuclear metal center hexameric protein, with protein sequence MNLYVLETHINTLLNVGKFRDYAPNGLQVEGRAEVKRIVTGVTASQALLDAAVECNADAVLVHHGYFWKGESQVIRGMKKRRIATLLQHDISLLGYHLPLDAHPTLGNNAQLAARLGIRTEGVMDERELQGVGNVGSLAEAVSLDAFGQHVAAVLGREPLLIAGGEHPIQRIAWCTGGAQGYIQQAFELGADAYLSGEISEHTVHFARENGIHYLAAGHHATERYGIQALGNHLAAQFGLEHYFLDINNPA
- the petA gene encoding ubiquinol-cytochrome c reductase iron-sulfur subunit, with translation MANSGVDKGRRRVLIAATSVVGAAGVAAIAAPFLNSWNPSARALAAGAPVEISVTKAEPGQQIRVIWRGKPVWLVNRTPEMLAALEGLAEALKDPNSENVKQQPEYAKNLARTREGKEQFLVLVGICTHLGCSPTYRPEVAPADLGADWKGGWYCPCHGSRFDLAGRVYKNVPAGSNLEVPPYYFKNDNTIVVGENGGTA
- a CDS encoding cytochrome b, producing MAERPAHNYTGFLGWVEDRFPMMETWQAHLAGYYAPKNFNFWYFFGSLAMLVLVIQIVSGLFLALHYKPDVSLAFASVEYIMRDVPGGWFIRYMHSTGASAFFIVVYLHMFRALIYGSYKGKRELIWLIGMAIYLVLMATAFMGYLLPWGQMSYWGAQVIINLFNTIPYIGEGLSTWIRGDFVLGDATLNRFFALHFFLPSLVLPALVFVHIVALHAVGSNNPDGVEIKKGPKGNKWSDTAPADGIPFHPYYTVKDIVGVVVFLIGFFAILFFAPEGGGYFIEAPNFEPANALKTPLHIAPVWYFTPFYTILRAIPDPFLGTLAMFGAIAVLFLIPWIDRNPVKSWRYRTSAHKINLLLFAVVFMILGWMGVEAVTPAFKELGTRMTQIYFIFFVVLWIHSTPAKAKYVMWFGILLAAIVAYDIMFRYIPGDAEATNQMLVQFIWPVAYLALTLLLPAFKASCNAEKPVPDRVTG